From Populus alba chromosome 16, ASM523922v2, whole genome shotgun sequence:
ACATGCTTGATCTAGTTTAACGCATATGATATTTCTAGAAATAGATAGAAATTGCCATCATAACATTTAATATCCAAAGAAAACAATAAGTAACGTTATGTAGAATCTCAAGCCCATGGAAAATGGGAGAAGTACCTGCTGTTAGGATCATAGTAGAAGCCATTGATGGAACCATCAGTACAAGAGAAGCAAACATAGTAAAAACCAGCTATGGTCAACCCACAGTCTGTTCCAACGTTGACAAAGTATTGCTCTTTCCATCTCTAGACACAGAGACCACACAAAATCTCAAGTTACTAATTCTGATATAATGATTCTATCACCAACTGCTCAAATGTTTTGATCATGCATTACCATAAATATGTACGGATAGTTATTCAAGTCCAAAGACTTGCCGCCATCAACCTTCACTTGTTCCTGTGAATAACAAAACAATCAGAGAGGAGATATCTGGCGTATATGCAAAAGAAGTTCTGGATCTTACCAGAAATGGTTGGAAAGACGGAAACTTAGTCCAGTGCCTTATATCATCTTCTGACCTGTAAatgttattgaaataattaaaaaggaaaatattgtCCACAATCACTCATATCTAACATGATGCATGCATTAAAGATGGAGTTAAGACACATACGAAGCTTCCCATTTGCCAGTGAAGAAAGTGTAATTCTTGCCATCAACGATTTCTCCTTCCCAAAAAGTTACTACCTGACACACATCATAGCTAAACAAAGTAAACATAACTGCAAGTACATTCTGCATATTCACCAGACCACCATAAACctgcaagaataaaaaaaaaggtagcatTTTACAGAATCCATGCATCCCTTTGATTAGGTCCAACTGCATTCAAGTCCCGTCCTAAGGATACTCTAGCAGGAACAAATCCATTCCAAATTGGATCCATAAGAATTAATAGCGAGAAATGAAATAGCAAGACACCAATATGTTACAATAACATGAAACACCCTACAAAGTTAATACCACAGGGAGATCCAAAGCACGTGTTGTTAGCTCAGACTGCAGGTGATCACAAAAGCATGGAAACATAGTCGCACATTAACAAATGAGTTAAATCCTAATTAAACCTTTGATTAGCAAAAATGgaaggaaatttttttataaaaaaaaaatacttattttgcAGGTCTAAAAGTAGGAAGATAGAAGGAAATGGTAACGTACGGGAGTGTCAGCCATAGGAACATTAAGGGCTTCCATAGTACCACATAGGTAACCATGATCAAGGTCACATCCTTGAATGCGAACATTAACTCTCCAAGCTTCATCCTTCTGAATACTAGAAACATTCTGGGTTCCAGAAAAGGCCTGTTTCaacccaacaacaaaaaattaaacaacgCATATGAATTCAAAAAATGAACAGCGAGAAATGGGGGTATTTTCACCTTCACAGTgttaattatcattaaaaaaattataaaaaagagagagagagagcaaaaggCTTACCTGTCCAACAGTCAAAAGAGTACAAACTGGAGGTGAAGTGTGTCCTGATGCATTTTCACCTTCACAGTGTTAATTAATCATCATcattgattattatattataattagatACTAAACCTAATCAAATCGAATAATTGAATTAAAGGTGGTGGTACGAACGAAGGAAGCACCGAATACCTGAAAGTTGAGAAGGTgcggaggaggaagaggaggtggaggaggaggaggaggtttcTTCAACTCTCACCGGCATTATCTTTCtgttttatgtattttctttcttgatcaCTTGCTGTCGTTGTGTTTTGCTATTTCCTTTTCAACATACAAACgcaatttctctctctctctctctctctctctctctgtggaATGATTTTCTTTCTCTGCTATTGTATGACCTGTAGTCTATTATAAGTTACGCGTCGTTTCCAAAGCCCTATATATTTATTACATTGTTATTGATtaacttaacaaaaaattaaaatgaaagagggggatttaactttatttctgctaacaaaatattatttataaatagcttttttaaatctatattttaatttaaattttatatttcacaataatcatgattattaaattttataatttattttattttttatgatattatcttAAACTTATGATCTAAATCACTAATTTAATAAGCTAACTcagttgacttgagtttttttttttttctacttggttttttttttcaattgcatcctttaatattggatttattgatattagactttatgatttgtttcggttttctttttatgaggttatctctgtctcatgacttaggtcacgagtttgataggttaacttcAGGTTgactagaattattttttttttttttgttcctttttaataatttttttcaattctatcttTCAACACCAGGTTGATTGAAAActgagctttgtaatttttttcaattttttttattaggttataaTGATCTCATAACCCGGGTCACgggtttaataggttaacctaaattaacacgagtcaactttttaaattgaatattttttagtttcatcatttaacatttggTTATTAGAAATTGGattttatagtttgttttgatttggttactaagggttatcatggtctcatgacATGAAATGTGAATTGTCAGGTTGACCGAGGTTCAcccaatcaatccaatatgtaattgtttcaatatttataaacaaatctcattttaaatatttattttgaatcaaactACATTTTTACAAGTCATTAAGGTGGCTTTTGAGCCTGCCAAAGCAACCAGATCACATTGGATCAATACCTACacggtttaaattttttttattaggaaaaatattagcaatgtctagatatttttttcacttcaaaaaaaattaatccgacCTATAATGTATCGTAAGCCAATGATCTAGTATAAAGTAAAAGACATgggaaaaatattatagatacaGGCTCATTATATTGTGGATTGCCATAATACattcttttttcatcttttttttttttctctcttttaggaCCAACTTGAAGgctaattttagttaatttgttaGGAAATGACAAGGTTAAAAGCCAAAGGACCATAGTGAAAGGAATAGAAGAGATGGGTGGCTCTTTTAAAATTCTAGTAAAACATTCATTATAGTCCTTAtattttctgaataaaaaatattaagcacttcatattttttaaatttcaagaaaagtcaattttagtcaaaaactttttttttttctttattttgagagatgagagagaaagtcattgaattttaaaagtagAAAGAGAAAATCATTGCTTTGACACCCATTTCAACCACTAAAGTGGTCGATCTTGGTGTCAATGAATACTATTTAATTAATGGAGTTCCACTTAGctattttttcactttcaaaTTGCCTAAAAAAGTGGATTTGACATCAAGAAAAAACTATTGGTTCTTATTGTGCGACCTATATAAGTTAacctaaatataaatcataattcctaaataaaataagattaaataaattaaataattttatttattattaattcaataattgaatgacttatatttgaagatcaagaacAATATCTAGTAATTTGTCCATGATCCCCAAATATTAAGAAAGCATAAATAATTTGATGTAACCTTTCAGTGATcaatttcttaatataattattatatcttcatcatgaatattttgaatttagacATTATAATATATAGTATGTCTACTTTGTTAAA
This genomic window contains:
- the LOC118045000 gene encoding uncharacterized protein isoform X1; translation: MPVRVEETSSSSSTSSSSSAPSQLSGENASGHTSPPVCTLLTVGQAFSGTQNVSSIQKDEAWRVNVRIQGCDLDHGYLCGTMEALNVPMADTPVYGGLVNMQNVLAVMFTLFSYDVCQVVTFWEGEIVDGKNYTFFTGKWEASSEDDIRHWTKFPSFQPFLEQVKVDGGKSLDLNNYPYIFMRWKEQYFVNVGTDCGLTIAGFYYVCFSCTDGSINGFYYDPNSSPFQKLELKSTNEGRSGFSFSSYELQ
- the LOC118045000 gene encoding uncharacterized protein isoform X2, whose translation is MPVRVEETSSSSSTSSSSSAPSQLSGHTSPPVCTLLTVGQAFSGTQNVSSIQKDEAWRVNVRIQGCDLDHGYLCGTMEALNVPMADTPVYGGLVNMQNVLAVMFTLFSYDVCQVVTFWEGEIVDGKNYTFFTGKWEASSEDDIRHWTKFPSFQPFLEQVKVDGGKSLDLNNYPYIFMRWKEQYFVNVGTDCGLTIAGFYYVCFSCTDGSINGFYYDPNSSPFQKLELKSTNEGRSGFSFSSYELQ
- the LOC118045000 gene encoding uncharacterized protein isoform X3 is translated as MPVRVEETSSSSSTSSSSSAPSQLSGENASGHTSPPVCTLLTVGQAFSGTQNVSSIQKDEAWRVNVRIQGCDLDHGYLCGTMEALNVPMADTPVVTFWEGEIVDGKNYTFFTGKWEASSEDDIRHWTKFPSFQPFLEQVKVDGGKSLDLNNYPYIFMRWKEQYFVNVGTDCGLTIAGFYYVCFSCTDGSINGFYYDPNSSPFQKLELKSTNEGRSGFSFSSYELQ